The Pigmentiphaga aceris DNA segment CCGCGCGTCATCACCACCACTTCTTCAGCGAAGGTAAGTGCTTCGACCTGGTCGTGCGTCACGTAGATCAGCGTGAGTTTCAGTTCACGGTGAATCTGTTTCAGCTTGCGGCGCAACTGCCATTTCAGATGCGGGTCGATCACCGTCAGCGGTTCGTCGAACAGCACGGCCGACACGTCGCTGCGCACCAGGCCACGGCCCAAGGAGATTTTCTGTTTGGCGTCTGCCGACAGACCGGCTGCGCGCTGGTCCAGCTGGCCGCTCATGTCCAGCATCTCGGCGATTTCGCCGACACGCTTCTTGATCTGGTCGGCCGGCACCTTGCGATTGCGCAGCGGGAAGGCCAGGTTCTCGGCCACCGTCATGGTGTCGTAGATCACCGGGAACTGGAACACCTGCGCAATGTTGCGTTCTTGCGGGCTGGCCTGCGTGACATCGCGGCCGTCGAATTTGACGCTGCCGTGCGAGGGCACCAGCAGGCCCGAGATGATGTTCAGCATGGTCGTCTTGCCGCAGCCCGATGGCCCGAGCAAGGCGTATGCGCCACCGTCGCGGAAGCTCATCTTCAGCGGCAAGAGCGCGTAGTCACTGTCTTGCTGCGGGTTGGCGCGGTATGCGTGCGCCAGGTCGAGATCGATGCGCGCCATGTCAGTGACCCTTGCGCCAGCGCGGCGCGACCGCCAGTTGCCCGGCAGCATCGAAGACATAGGCTTGCGATGCGTTGAAGTAAAGCGTCAGCGGTGCACCCAGCTCGACGCGGTGCACGCCGGTCAGCTGCGCGACCAGTTCGCCTACGGCGGTGTGGACGTGCACAAAGGTGTCCGACCCCGAGATTTCAGCCAGTTCCACCTGGCCAGAGATGGCCAGATCGCCAGGGGCTTGCTGCACGTGCAACGCGCCTGAACGCAGGCCGACCGTCAGTGCGCCGTTAAGTCCTGCGGGCAGTGACAAGGCCAGCGCGGGGCCGCCTGCCAACTGCACGCCGCCTTCAATGGCAGTC contains these protein-coding regions:
- a CDS encoding ABC transporter ATP-binding protein, with amino-acid sequence MARIDLDLAHAYRANPQQDSDYALLPLKMSFRDGGAYALLGPSGCGKTTMLNIISGLLVPSHGSVKFDGRDVTQASPQERNIAQVFQFPVIYDTMTVAENLAFPLRNRKVPADQIKKRVGEIAEMLDMSGQLDQRAAGLSADAKQKISLGRGLVRSDVSAVLFDEPLTVIDPHLKWQLRRKLKQIHRELKLTLIYVTHDQVEALTFAEEVVVMTRGKAVQVGSAEALFEQPAHTFVGHFIGSPGMNFLPATSRGDTIDVAGTPLRATRSLPKGTLKLGIRPEYLRVVEANTPGAITAVVTQVQDVGTHALLTADANGNKLKARLHADADLPAVGNTIWLQVLDVHTCYYRDEELVP